Proteins from a genomic interval of Chionomys nivalis chromosome 7, mChiNiv1.1, whole genome shotgun sequence:
- the LOC130877526 gene encoding hemoglobin subunit alpha-like codes for MVLSEEDKSNIRTTWSKFGGHTDEYGAEALERMFLAYPTTKTYFPHFDVSHGSAQVKAHGKKVADALSKAVEHLDDLPGALSDLSDLHAHKLRVDPVNFKLLSHSLQVTMANHHPAEFTPVVHASMDKFLASVSTVLTSKYR; via the exons ATGGTGCTCTCTGAGGAGGACAAGTCTAACATCAGGACTACCTGGAGCAAATTTGGCGGCCACACTGATGAGTATGGCGCCGAGGCCCTAGAGAG GATGTTCCTGGCATACCCCACCACCAAGACCTACTTCCCTCACTTTGATGTGAGCCACGGCTCTGCCCAGGTCAAGGCCCACGGCAAGAAAGTTGCCGATGCTCTGAGCAAAGCAGTTGAACACCTGGATGACCTGCCCGGTGCCCTGTCTGATCTGAGCGACCTACACGCCCACAAGCTGCGTGTGGACCCTGTCAACTTCAAG ctCCTGAGCCACAGCCTGCAGGTGACAATGGCCAACCACCACCCTGCTGAATTCACCCCTGTGGTGCATGCCTCAATGGACAAATTCCTTGCCTCTGTGAGCACCGTGCTGACCTCCAAGTACCGTTAA
- the LOC130877404 gene encoding hemoglobin subunit alpha-like has translation MVLSAGDKTNIKTAWAKMGGHAAEYGAEALERMFVAYPTTKTYFPHFDVSHGSAQVKAHGKKVADALTTAVGHLDDLPGALSALSDLHAHKLRVDPVNFKLLSHCLLVTLANHIPADFTPAVHASLDKFLASVSTVLTSKYR, from the exons ATGGTGCTCTCTGCGGGCGACAAGACCAACATCAAGACTGCCTGGGCCAAGATGGGCGGCCATGCTGCTGAGTATGGCGCTGAGGCCCTAGAGAG GATGTTCGTGGCATACCCCACCACCAAGACCTACTTCCCTCACTTTGATGTGAGCCACGGCTCTGCCCAGGTCAAGGCCCACGGCAAGAAAGTTGCCGATGCCCTGACCACCGCAGTTGGACACCTGGATGACCTGCCCGGTGCCCTGTCTGCTCTGAGCGACCTGCACGCCCACAAGCTGCGTGTGGACCCTGTCAACTTCAAG ctCCTGAGCCACTGCCTGCTGGTGACCCTGGCCAACCACATTCCTGCCGACTTTACCCCTGCAGTGCACGCCTCTCTGGACAAATTCCTTGCCTCTGTGAGCACCGTGCTGACCTCCAAGTACCGTTAA
- the LOC130877105 gene encoding hemoglobin subunit theta-1-like, producing MSLSQTDRALVLALWKKMSTNVGIYTTEALERTFMAFPATKTYFPHLDLSPGSRQVKAHGQKVADALTLAAHHLDDLPGSLSALSDLHAHKLCVDPANFQFLNHCLLVTLARHYPGDFSPKMHASLDKFLGLVTLALVFKYR from the exons ATGTCTCTGTCCCAGACTGACCGCGCGCTGGTTCTCGCGCTATGGAAAAAGATGAGCACCAATGTTGGAATCTACACGACCGAGGCCTTGGAGAG GACCTTCATGGCTTTCCCTGCCACCAAAACCTACTTCCCACACTTGGACCTGAGTCCCGGCTCTAGGCAGGTTAAAGCCCATGGCCAAAAGGTTGCTGATGCACTGACTCTCGCTGCCCACCACCTGGACGACCTTCCtggttctctctctgctctcagcGATCTCCATGCTCACAAGCTCTGCGTAGACCCTGCTAACTTtcag TTCTTGAACCACTGTCTGCTGGTGACTCTTGCCCGACACTATCCTGGAGACTTCAGCCCAAAGATGCACGCCTCCCTAGACAAGTTCCTGGGCCTTGTGACTTTGGCACTGGTGTTCAAATATCGCTGA